The proteins below come from a single Mercenaria mercenaria strain notata chromosome 3, MADL_Memer_1, whole genome shotgun sequence genomic window:
- the LOC123525257 gene encoding C-type lectin domain family 4 member G-like, protein MGYIEMRHYKEINLIAIPDQNSTSPQCPDMWIPFKGFCYLFVDEQYTFDDAKHMKGVFYWIGLTDIDEEGIFKWYDTDEVASFTDWGPSRPNNGLGKQDCGFIHPGLDFKWDDYDCGTRQKSVCEKTAK, encoded by the exons ATGGGATATATAGAGATGAGACATTACAAGGAAATAAATCTTATAG CTATACCCGATCAAAATTCAACAAGTCCACAATGCCCAGATATGTGGATACCATTCAAGGGATTTTGCTATCTATTTGTGGACGAACAATATACATTCGACGATGCTAAG CATATGAAAG GTGTCTTTTATTGGATAGGCCTCACTGATATTGACGAAGAGGGAATATTTAAATGGTACGATACAGACGAGGTGGCCTCGTTCACTGATTGGGGTCCAAGCCGACCTAATAACGGCTTAGGAAAACAAGACTGTGGTTTTATACATCCTGGCTTAGATTTCAAGTGGGATGATTACGACTGTGGGACACGACAAAAATCTGTATGTGAAAAGACAGCCAAGTGA